In a single window of the Rhopalosiphum padi isolate XX-2018 chromosome 1, ASM2088224v1, whole genome shotgun sequence genome:
- the LOC132918045 gene encoding chromodomain-helicase-DNA-binding protein Mi-2 homolog isoform X1 — MASDEEVEESFTEEYDEPSSRVENSFDSEEEKRVEEEDDEYDPDGRKKKRGKKRKAKSDSKKEKKRKKRKRGGDSAEESDFGNFEEETTAANDSDYSNRKSKKSKNSSSKHHQPSTSQDNNGTGMPSVEEVCQTFGLQDVSIDYTDADYQNLTTYKLFQQHVRPILAKENPKVVIAKMMMLVAAKWRDFCQQNPHQEQPEFEANEEPEYQPKSSTSRHKSRSVDELDELEEEEEVEVEEKKSKKRSNRAKRSGGGNKRNSQGSTSKVPTLKIRLGKRKQASSDDDAEGVGTGDTQGDSDAEFEQMLQEAEEGAAAEAEVPEKKVEDPDAPKKKAKTKIGNKSKKKKKTKMTSKFPDGSGDGEEGYEQTDHQDYCEVCQQGGEIILCDTCPRAYHLVCLDPELEDTPEGKWSCPHCESEGGQEQEEDEHQEFCRVCKDGGELLCCDSCPAAYHTFCLSPPITDVPDGDWKCPRCSAKPLPGKVSKILTWRWKPLPEDPNKPADEQTEKVNRRRNKQQRQREYFVKWQDQSYWKCDWVSEVQMEVFHPITIRSYMRKYDMDEPPKLEEPLDELDNRWKRLREVGGDQSALEEKFYRYGVKPEWLLVHRILNHKHLRDARMMYLVKWRDLPYSLATWEHENPEYTDLKSFIDYYWELRASCDTSKKTKKVKGKKGSSKKDSVEDEETPKATMGLTCRKFVAAPDKPVSDLKKKYEKQPDYVVDTGMELHPYQLEGLNWLRYSWGQGIDTILADEMGLGKTIQTITFLYSLYKEGHCKGPFLVSVPLSTLINWEREFETWAPDFYVVSYVGDKDSRVTIRENEFSFDDTRSGVRCNKIKGVVKFHVLLTSYELISIDAPLLGSIEWAVLVVDEAHRLKSNQSKFFRLLAGYNIRNKLLLTGTPLQNNLEELFHLLNFLTPEKFNDLTVFQNEFADISKEEQVKRLHEMLGPHMLRRLKADVLKNMPSKSEFIVRVELSPMQKKYYKYILTRNFEALNPRGGGQQVSLLNIMMDLKKCCNHPYLFPAAAQEAPTAINGSYEIGALTRAAGKLVLLSKMLKKLQETNHRVLIFSQMTKMLDILEDYLEGEGYKYERIDGSITGNQRQEAIDRFNAPGAQQFVFLLSTRAGGLGINLATADTVIIYDSDWNPHNDIQAFSRAHRIGQANKVMIYRFVTRNSVEERVTQVAKRKMMLTHLVVRPGMGGKQTNFTKQELDDILRFGTEELFKEEEGKEEEAIHYDDKAVEELLDRSKIGIEQKENWSNEYLSSFKVASYVTKEEDEEEEANTEVIKQEAENTDPAYWVKLLRHHYEQHQEDISRTLGKGKRVRKQVNYNDGGGVVDSTREDTTWQENLSDYNSDFSAPSDDDKEDDDFDEKDGEAGKKLKRKPERKEERDRPLPPLLARVGGNIEVLGFNARQRKAFLNAIMRYGMPPQDAFNSQWLVRDLRGKSEKNFKAYVSLFMRHLCEPGADNSENFADGVPREGLSRQHVLTRIGVMSLIRKKVQEFEEINGFYSMPELIRKPIQTIKAADASTSSTPVPRSEASTPTTTVSEKTEIETDNKPKDLEEKLKETPATTDDKPIEIKSEESTDKPLVKIENELSAKVDTPEETTVVVKEEAEEAVNLQKEKPTEEKTPEKESTQESDTVVKVEQSDASSTEQKETNSVATSETVKKEEEKEKESESSTADKKEEEKKAAEASAKALQADDEAKKKLLEEAERAKVAAGIGTENDKEDKITRKFMFNIADGGFTELHTLWVNEEKAAVPGREYEIWHRRHDYWLLAGIVTHGYGRWQDIQNDIRFAIINEPFKMDVGKGNFLEIKNKFLARRFKLLEQALVIEEQLRRAAYLNLTQDPNHPAMSLNARFAEVECLAESHQHLSKESLAGNKPANAVLHKVLNQLEELLSDMKSDVSRLPATLARIPPVAQRLQMSERSILSRLAATTSSATSTSQQQSGVGTISNQYPNGFQNGQLNGAFGNTNFTNFRPQYSVPGQQTSSSSTA; from the exons ATGGCATCGGACGAAGAAGTCGAGGAGTCTTTCACCG aagaaTATGATGAACCATCAAGTCGGGTAGAAAACTCATTTGATTCTGAGGAAGAAAAACGTGTAGAG gaGGAAGATGACGAATATGATCCTGATGGTCGCAAAAAAAAGCGAGGTAAAAAGCGTAAAGCAAAAAGTGATTccaaaaaagaaaagaaaaggaAGAAAAGAAAAAGGGGTGGAGATAGTGCTgag gaaaGTGACTTTGGTAATTTTGAAGAAGAAACTACTGCAGCTAACGATTCAGATTATTCAAATCGCAAGTCtaagaaatcaaaaaattcaTCTTCTAAGCATCATCAGCCTAGTACATCACAAGATAATAATGGCA ctGGAATGCCATCAGTTGAAGAAGTCTGTCAAACATTTGGTTTACAAGATGTTTCAATTGATTACACTGATGCAGACTATCAAAACTTAACCACTTACAAATTATTTCAGCAACATGTTAGGCCTATTCTTGCGAAAGAAAATCCTAAG GTTGTGATTGCTAAAATGATGATGTTAGTTGCTGCAAAATGGCGTGACTTCTGTCAACAAAACCCACATCAAGAACAGCCTGAATTTGAAGCTAATGAAGAACCTGAGTATCAGCCTAAAAGTTCAACTTCCAGACACAAG tcaaGATCAGTGGATGAACTAGATGAattagaagaagaagaagaagtagAAGTAGAAGAAAAAAAGAGCAAAAAACGAAGTAATCGTGCTAAGCGTAGTGGTGGTGGTAATAAGAGAAATTCACAAGGATCTACATCTAAAGTTCCCACATTGAAAATTAGGCTTGGAAAACGCAAACAAGCAAGTTct gatGATGATGCAGAAGGTGTAGGAACTGGAGACACTCAAGGTGATTCTGATGCTGAATTTGAGCAAATGCTGCAAGAAGCTGAAGAAGGTGCTGCTGCAGAAGCTGAAGTTCCAGAAAAAAAAGTTGAAGATCCTGATGCTCCTAAAAAGAAAGCAAAAACTAAAATTGGTAATAAGTCCAAAAAGAAGAAAAAGACCAAAATGACTTCCAAATTCCCAGATGGTAGTGGTGATGGTGAAGAAGGATATGAA caAACAGATCATCAAGATTATTGTGAGGTCTGCCAACAAGGAGGAGAGATTATCTTATGTGATACTTGTCCAAGAGCATACCATCTTGTATGTTTGGATCCAGAGTTAGAAGATACTCCTGAAGGAAAATGGTCATGTCCACACTGTGAAAGTGAAGGTGGACAAGAACAAGAAGAAGATGAACATCAAGAATTTTGCAG AGTATGTAAAGATGGAGGTGAACTTTTATGCTGTGATTCATGTCCAGCTGCTTATCATACATTCTGTTTGAGTCCGCCTATTACAGATGTACCTGATGGTGATTGGAAGTGCCCTCGATGTTCG GCAAAACCATTACCTGGAAAAGTATCGAAAATCTTGACTTGGCGTTGGAAACCATTACCAGAAGACCCTAATAAACCAGCTGATGAACAAACTGAAAAGGTTAACAGACGACGAAATAAGCAACAAAGACAACGtgaatattttgtgaaatgGCAAGATCAGAGTTACTGGAAATGTGACTGGGTGTCTGAAGTTCAA ATGGAAGTTTTTCATCCAATTACTATTCGAAGTTATATGCGAAAGTATGATATGGATGAACCGCCTAAATTAGAAGAACCATTAGATGAATTGGACAACCGATGGAAAAGACTTCGTGAAGTTGGCGGTGATCAATCTGCATTAGAAGAAAAATTCTACAG ataTGGTGTAAAACCAGAATGGCTATTAGTCCATAGGATTTTAAATCATAAGCATTTAAGAGATGCACGTATGATGTATTTAGTTAAATGGCGAGATTTGCCATATAGCTTAGCTACATGGGAACACGAAAATCCTGAATATACCGATTTAAAATCattcattgattattattgg gaACTGAGAGCATCGTGTGATACATCAAAGAAAACCAAAAAAGTGAAAGGGAAAAAGGGCAGTAGCAAAAAAGATTCAGTTGAAGATGAAGAAACACCTAAAGCAACAATGGGACTTACTtg tcgcAAATTTGTGGCAGCTCCTGATAAGCCAGTATCAGATTTAAAAAAGAAGTATGAAAAGCAACCTGATTATGTAGTGGATACTGGTATGGAATTGCATCCTTATCAGTTAGAAGGTTTGAACTGGTTAAGATATTCTTGGGGTCAGGGCATTGATACAATATTAGCTGATGAAATGGGTCTTGGCAAAACTATTcaaactataacatttttatactctCTTTATAAAGAAGGACATTGCAAAGGTCCATTTTTG gtgAGTGTGCCACTATCAACACTTATTAATTGGGAACGTGAATTTGAAACATGGGCACCAGACTTTTATGTTGTCTCTTATGTTGGAGACAAAGACTCTAGAGTAACAATTAGAGAAAATGAATTTTCATTTGATGATACTCGTTCTGGTGTacgttgtaataaaataaaaggcgTAGTTAAATTCCACGTATTACTTACAAGCTACGAACTAATTTCAATAGACGCCCCATTGTTAGGATCAATTGAATGGGCTGTGTTAGTTGTGGATGAGGCTCACAGACTCAAAAGCAACCAgtcaaaa ttTTTTAGACTTTTGGCTGGCTACAATATTCGTAATAAGCTACTATTAACTGGTACTCCTCTGCAAAACAATCTAGAAGAGTTAttccatttattaaattttttgacgCCTGAGAAATTTAATGATCTAACAGTTTTTCAAAATGAATTTGCTGATATTTCAAAAGAAGAGCAAGTCAAACGTCTTCATGAAATGTTAGGACCTCACATGCTTAGAAGATTAAAAGCTGATGTGTtaaag aatatGCCTTCAAAATCAGAGTTTATTGTGCGTGTTGAATTATCTccaatgcaaaaaaaatattataaatatatattaacaagaaACTTTGAAGCTCTAAATCCAAGAGGTGGAGGACAACAGGTGTCcttgttaaatattatgatggatttaaaaaaGTGTTGTAATCATCCATACCTATTCCCTGCGGCTGCTCAAGAAGCTCCAACAGCTATCAATGGAAGTTATGAAATAGGTGCTCTGACCAGAGCAGCTGGAAAACTAGTTTTATTATCTAAGATGCTTAAAAAACTCCAAGAAACAAATCAccg agTTTTGATATTTTCTCAAATGACAAAAATGTTAGATATTCTTGAAGATTATCTTGAAGGAGAAGGTTATAAATATGAACGAATTGATGGTTCAATAACAGGAAATCAAAGACAAGAAGCAATTGACAGATTTAACGCTCCTGGTGCTCAACAATTTGTATTCTTGCTTTCAACCag ggcTGGTGGTTTAGGAATTAACTTGGCAACTGCTGATAcggttataatttatgattctgATTGGAATCCTCACAATGATATACAAGCTTTTTCAAGAGCTCATCGTATTGGTCAAGCAAATAAg gttatgATATATCGTTTTGTAACAAGAAATTCAGTTGAAGAACGAGTTACCCAAGTAGCCAAAAGAAAAATGATGTTAACTCACTTGGTTGTTAGACCTGGTATGGGAGGAAAACAGACTAACTTTACTAAACAAGAATTAGACGATATATTACGATTTGGAACTGAAGAACTATTTAAAGAAGAagag ggTAAAGAAGAAGAAGCTATTCATTATGATGACAAAGCAGTTGAAGAATTATTAGACCGTTCAAAAATTGGTATTGAACAAAAAGAAAATTGGTCAAATGAATATTTGTCATCATTCAAAGTGGCTAGTTATGTTACTAAAGAAGAAGATGAAGAAGAAGAAGCTAATACAGAAGTAATAAAACAGGAAGCAGAAAATACTGATCCTGCATATTGGGTTAAATTGCTTCGTCATCATTATGAGCAACACCAAGAAGATATTTCCAGAACATTAGGCAAAGGAAAACGTGTCCGCAAACAAGTTAATTACAACGATGGTGGTGGTGTTGTAGATTCAACACGTGAAGATACAACCTGGCAAGAAAATCTGTCTGATTATAACTCAGACTTTTCTGCTCCATCAG aTGATGACAAAGAAGATGACGACTTTGATGAAAAGGATGGGGAAGCTGGTAAAAAACTTAAGCGTAAACCTGAAAGAAAAGAAGAGAGAGATCGACCTTTGCCTCCATTATTGGCTAGAGTGGGTGGAAATATTGAA gtACTTGGATTTAATGCTCGACAAAGAAAGGCTTTCTTAAATGCAATTATGAGGTATGGAATGCCACCTCAAGATGCGTTTAACTCTCAATG gCTTGTAAGAGATTTAAGAggtaaatcagaaaaaaatttcaaagcATATGTTTCATTATTTATGCGTCACTTATGTGAACCTGGTGCTGATAATTCTGAAAATTTTGCTGATGGTGTACCACGTGAAGGCTTAAGTCGGCAACATGTACTCACAAGAATTGGTGTTATGTCACTAATTCGTAAAAAA gtTCAAGAGTTTGAAGAAATAAATGGTTTCTACAGTATGCCTGAGCTTATTCGTAAGCCAATTCAAACTATCAAAGCTGCTGATGCATCTACCAGTTCAACTCCTGTGCCGCGTTCCGAAGCTTCAACACCAACAACTACTGTTTCAGAAAAAACTGAAATTGAAACAGACAATAAACCAAAA gatcTTGAGGAGAAATTAAAAGAAACGCCAGCAACTACTGATGATAAACCAATAGAAATTAAATCTGAAGAAAGCACTGACAAACCTCTTgttaaaatagaaaatgaatTATCTGCTAAAGTTGACACACCAGAAGAAACAACT gtcGTTGTTAAAGAAGAAGCTGAAGAAGCAGTGAATCTTCAAAAAGAAAAACCAACAGAAGAAAAAACACCAGAAAAAGAAAGCACCCAAGAAAGTGACACTGTTGTTAAGGTTGAACAGTCTGATGCTTCATCAACTGAACAAAAAGAAACTAACTCTGTAGCAACATCTGAAACTGTGAagaaagaagaagaaaaagaaaaggAATCTGAATCATCCACAGCTGATAAAAAAGAA GAAGAAAAGAAAGCTGCTGAAGCATCAGCAAAGGCATTGCAAGCTGATGATGAAgctaagaaaaaattattagaagAGGCTGAAAGAGCTAAAGTGGCAGCTGGCATTGGAACTGAAAATGATAAAGAAGATAAAATCACTAGGAAGTTCATGTTTAACATAGCTGATGGTGGTTTTACTGAACTTCATACATTGTGGGTAAATGAAGAAAAAGCAGCAGTTCCTGGACGCGAATATGAAATCTGGCATAGGag acaTGATTATTGGCTATTGGCGGGTATTGTAACACATGGTTATGGACGTTGGCAAGATATTCAAAATGACATCCGTTTTGCTATTATCAATGAACCTTTTAAAATGGATGTTGGTAAAGGAAACTTTTTAGAAATCAAGAACAAATTTTTGGCAAgaagatttaaattattggaACAAGCACTTGTGATTGAGGAACAACTTAGGCGAGCTGCCTATTTGAACCTTACACAAGATCCAAATCATCCAGCAATGTCATTGAATGCTCGGTTTGCTGAAGTGGAGTGCTTGGCTGAATCACACCAACACTTGTCTAAAGAGAGTTTAGCTGGCAACAAACCAGCCAATGCTGTTCTTCACAAA GTACTAAATCAATTGGAAGAACTTTTGTCAGACATGAAATCTGATGTAAGCAGATTGCCAGCAACATTGGCTCGTATACCTCCAGTTGCCCAGCGACTTCAAATGTCAGAGAGATCTATATTATCTCGTTTAGCTGCTACCACGTCTTCAGCTACTTCTACTTCCCAACAACAATCTggag taGGTACCATAAGCAATCAATATCCCAATGGTTTTCAAAATGGACAATTAAATGGTGCGTTTGGCAACACTAACTTCACCAACTTCAGACCCCAGTATTCAGTACCTGGGCAACAGACTTCATCATCTAGCACTGCTTAA